The window TCCGTCACATATGCCTTTAAATTTTTCGCCTGACCGTCTCCGTCAATATAAGGACTTAAATCATAGGTACCACCCTGAACGTAATAGCTTTCTGCCAGGGTGGGGTCATAAGTCATAATAATGTCCGGCGCCGTGCCGCTGGCCATCATGGTCTGAATCTTTGTGGTTTCTTCATTTCTGGGAACCGCAACAAACTCTACGTTAATGCCCACCTTATTCATTTCTTCTTTTATATAATTTGTCCATCGGTTTTCCGTAATGGTAGAGCCTGCCGGTGCCGTGCTCCGGTCAAAAAGCTCCACTGTAATCGTCACATTATCAAATGTTTTCTCTCCGTAAGTGGTAACATAACCAGTTTCTGATGCAGCAGATTCTGCTGCTGTCTGTCCCGGCTGACTGCTGCCTCCAGTTCCGCTGCAGCCGCTCAGCAGCATTACAGCTGCCAGACAAATTGCTGATTTTCCTTTCATTTGCATTTCCTCCCATTTTATAGTTTATTTTATTTCATACACTTTTGAAACAAATCACCCTTTTACCGAACCGACCATAACACCCTTTACAAAATATTTCTGCAGCCATGGATATACCAGAATGATCGGAACGGTTGAAACTATGACACTGGCCATCTTTAAGGACTCCGCCATAACGGCAGTCCCCAGATTGTCCGATGAAGCAGATACCTGGCTCAATTGTCCTGCAAACAAAAGCTGTCTGAGCCGCAGCTGCAACGTATATTTATTCGGCGTCTGAATATACAGCAGGGCACTGAAATAATCATTCCAGTAGGAAACTGCATAAAACAGTCCGATGGTTGCAATAATGGGGGCAGACAAAGGCAGGACAATGCGGAACAATACCTGCATCTCACTTGCGCCGTCAATATAGGCTGCCTCCTTTAATTCCTTGGACATTCCCCGGAAAAAGGTTCTCATGACAATAAAGTTAAATACATTCATGGCGGACGGGATCACCAGACCGGCAATGCTGTCATAGAGCCCAATTCCCTTCACTACCAAAAAGGTAGGTATAATTCCTCCGTTAAAATACATGGTAAAGAGGATGATACCGGTTAAGAATTTCCCTCCCTTTAAGGTGGGATCAGATAATACATAGGCTGCCGCCACGGTTAAAAACAGTCCGAGTCCGCTTCCCAGAATGGTTACGATGACGGAAACATACATCGCGCTCCAGATCTGTGTCTGCTTTACCAGAATTTCTTTATATGCATTTAAAGTAAAATCTATGGGGTAAAATGTCACTCTTCCTGACAGTACAGGCGCATTTCCGCTCAAAGAGTAAGCCAATACATTTAAAAAAGGATAGATGCAGGCGATCACCGTAACTGTCAGTACCCCGTAAAGTGCCGCCGTTCCGATCTTTATCCCTTTCTTTTTCCCGTAGGTATCCCCCTTCATATTTCCATATCCTCCTGTTCTTTTCATTCGGCTATATGATCCCTTCTTCCCCGATCTTCTTTGCAAACTTATCAGCTGCAAGCAAAACAATGATATTGACAACCGACTGGAACAGTCCGACCGCTGTTGACTGGGAATACTGTGCTTTTTCAATACCGATCCTGTAGATATAAGTACTGATCACCTCAGATACCCCCATGACCTTTGTATTGCCGAGAAGCAGAGGCGCATCCAGTCCAATGGACATCATTTTGCTCACTGACAGAATCAGCATGGTAATGATCACAGGCTTGATCATTGGAATGGTAATATGTATAATCCGTTTTAGCTTGGAAGCCCCATCCAGATAAGCAGCCTCATAAAGACTTTCATCCACTCCGGTCAGTGCCGCCAGATAGATCACCGTCCCCCAGCCGATTTCTTTCCACACATTGCAGATTACATAGGTAAATATCCACCAGCCGTTACTGCTTAAAAACGGAACAGGATTTCCTCCTGCCGCCTTGATCATGTGATTAAAAGTTCCTGATGTAACTGAAAAAAGGTTCATTGCGATTCCCGCTACAACCACCCAGGAGATAAAGTGAGGCAAATACAGCAGAGACTGTGACAGCTTTTTGAAACGGGCATTGGTAACCTCATTGAGCAGCAGCGCCAAGCCTATGGTAAGAGGAAAATTCATTGCCAGGGTGAGCAGATTCAGCATAAGAGTGTTTCTGACAACATTCCAAAACTGCTTGTCCCTGAAAATCTTTTCAAATACCGAAAAACCCACAAATTTGCTGTCAAACACCCCACGGAAGATATTGTAGTCCTGAAAAGCCATTACCAGGCCTCCCATGGGAATGTACTTAAAAATGATATAATACAGCACAGGAAAAAGCAGCATCAGATAAGACCACTTCTTTTTCCAGACATACTCGAATCCCTTCATTAATATCCCTCCCAAAACCTATTCTTCCTTGTAAGAAAAGAAATCGAAATCCGCATACCCTCCCATACCGGATAAATCCTGACAGCATATGCCAATAAAAGCTCCTGTAAACATAACATGACCGGTACTTTGAAAATAATCATCGGAAAGCTTTGTGGCATCCATGGCATCTCCGATATTTAAATAAGTCTCTCCATCAAAGGAATAGGAAAACTGTGCTTTTTCCTTTGATGTCTTCAGGCGGAGATACAGCTCCCTATTCTCCGGGATGGAAACTCCCATTCCTATGGGATGGCTCCCTCTTCCCAAATCACATTGAAGAATGGAAAGTGTCTTTCCCTCATATTCATCTCTGGAAAGATACAGGTAATAGTAGCAGTCCGTATTATAAAAATACGTCAGTCCGGCCATTTGCTGGAAGTTCTGAGGTTCAAAATCAACTTTTGTAACTGCTTCCACATAAAATTCCTGCTGCCGGTGGGCCAGCAGAGACTGCCTGTATTTTGAATTTAAGGATTCTGCCCCATACAGCCTCAGCCAGCCTTCTCTTGCTTTTAAATCCCCTCTTTCTCCCAGGGGGACTCTCAGTGTCTGCAGATTTTTGTCCCATGTGCTGCCGTTAAAATCCTCAAACAGCTCCACAGGATCAACCGGAATTTCTTTTTCTCCCATTCCTATCTGGAGCACCATATCCGGTCCTATGGTTCCGTTCTCCATATACAGCCAGTCATTGCGCCATATCACCCGCTGCAGCCCTGTTTCTCTTCCCAGTATGCACCGTCTGTCTTCGCCGGCCGGCCTGCTGCATAAGTGTGCCAGATACCATTCTCCATCCGGCGTGCTTACAAGGCTGGCATGTCCTGCTTTCTGCAGTCCGCAC of the Lacrimispora indolis DSM 755 genome contains:
- a CDS encoding carbohydrate ABC transporter permease; this encodes MKGDTYGKKKGIKIGTAALYGVLTVTVIACIYPFLNVLAYSLSGNAPVLSGRVTFYPIDFTLNAYKEILVKQTQIWSAMYVSVIVTILGSGLGLFLTVAAAYVLSDPTLKGGKFLTGIILFTMYFNGGIIPTFLVVKGIGLYDSIAGLVIPSAMNVFNFIVMRTFFRGMSKELKEAAYIDGASEMQVLFRIVLPLSAPIIATIGLFYAVSYWNDYFSALLYIQTPNKYTLQLRLRQLLFAGQLSQVSASSDNLGTAVMAESLKMASVIVSTVPIILVYPWLQKYFVKGVMVGSVKG
- a CDS encoding ABC transporter permease codes for the protein MKGFEYVWKKKWSYLMLLFPVLYYIIFKYIPMGGLVMAFQDYNIFRGVFDSKFVGFSVFEKIFRDKQFWNVVRNTLMLNLLTLAMNFPLTIGLALLLNEVTNARFKKLSQSLLYLPHFISWVVVAGIAMNLFSVTSGTFNHMIKAAGGNPVPFLSSNGWWIFTYVICNVWKEIGWGTVIYLAALTGVDESLYEAAYLDGASKLKRIIHITIPMIKPVIITMLILSVSKMMSIGLDAPLLLGNTKVMGVSEVISTYIYRIGIEKAQYSQSTAVGLFQSVVNIIVLLAADKFAKKIGEEGII
- a CDS encoding glycoside hydrolase family 43 protein translates to MTLIHNPILRGFNPDPSILRVGQDYYIATSTFEWFPGVRLYHSTDLVNWDLIGYPLDSTEKINMLGEDNSCGVWAPCLSYSEGIFYLVYTDVKSYRGSFKDTHNYLITAEDICGPWSEPVYINSSGFDPSLFHDENGKKYFLNMQMDYRSYHSKFGGIVLQEYDCSKKKLVGEQKLIFKGSHIGYAEGPHLYQRNGYYYLITAEGMTGFDHAVTAARSRTISGPYETAPNTPLLTTRHLPECGLQKAGHASLVSTPDGEWYLAHLCSRPAGEDRRCILGRETGLQRVIWRNDWLYMENGTIGPDMVLQIGMGEKEIPVDPVELFEDFNGSTWDKNLQTLRVPLGERGDLKAREGWLRLYGAESLNSKYRQSLLAHRQQEFYVEAVTKVDFEPQNFQQMAGLTYFYNTDCYYYLYLSRDEYEGKTLSILQCDLGRGSHPIGMGVSIPENRELYLRLKTSKEKAQFSYSFDGETYLNIGDAMDATKLSDDYFQSTGHVMFTGAFIGICCQDLSGMGGYADFDFFSYKEE